The following is a genomic window from uncultured Draconibacterium sp..
GAATTGAAACTGTTCGCGAAGCCTACGAAAACCTTGAGGTAGGTAGTTTTATGAAGGAACTTGTTTACGACGAGGTGTTGCCGGTTCTGGATGGAACAGAAAAGGAACTGAAGAAATTTGCCAACAAAATTCTGGAGCGTTTTGCCAATCCGTTTATTCGTCACCAGTGGCAAAGTATTGCTTTAAATGCCATGTCGAAATGGGAAACGCGAAACCTGCCTTCGCTGATAAACTTCGAACAAAAACACGGAATGTTGCCACAAAAATTGGTGTTCTCGCTGGCTGCCATGATCGCTTATTTTAAAGGAGAAGCCAATGGCGAAGCCTACAAGGTTCAGGATGATGAGTGGATTGTTGATTTTTACAAAGAAGCCTGGGCTGAATGCGATGGTCGTCCGATTTCAATCTACAATTTGTGCGAAAAAGTATTGAGCCTTGATAAAGTTTGGAAACAAAACCTGAATGATATTCCAAACCTGACGATTACCGTTAGCCACTACCTGTTCCTGATTACGCAGGTGGGCATGAAAAAAGCGGTTAAAGCGGTGTTGTGCGAAGACAACCCACTGATGCAGATTCCCATTGATAAAATGAACAATTAAACAATGTTTTCCTTGCAGATGGCGCAGATAACGCAGCTATTAAGCAATTAATTTCAGCGAAATCAGCGAAATCTGCGAGAAATAAAAAACAGAAATGGCAGACTTCATAAAAATAAATCCAACCGACAATGTGATGATCGCCTTAAAAGATTTTTCGGCAGGTGAAATCATTGAGGTTGACGAACAGAAACTTACGGTTGTTGGTGATGTTCCGAAAGGGCACAAAATTGCACTTACTGCTATTGCCGAAAACGAGGATATTATTAAGTATGGTGCGCCGATTGGTCATGCTACACAAGCCATCGAAGCCGGAGAACACATACATGTTCAGAATCTGAAAACAAATCTTTCGGGCACCATCAATTATTCGTTCGATCAGAAATTAAACGAACTGGCGGTTGCTGAACGAGAGCTTACTTTCGAGGGCTACAAACGTAGTAATGGCAAGGTGGGAATCCGTAACGAACTGTGGATTGTACCAACAGTTGGTTGTGTAAATGGACAGGCGCAGCAGATCATCGATTTGTTTAAGCAGGAAGTAAATCCTACCGATATTGATGGGGTAGAAGTGTTTAAACACAGCTATGGTTGCTCGCAACTGGGCGACGATCATGTGAACACGCAGAAAGCACTGGCAGATGTGATCAATCATCCGAATGCCGGTGGTGTTTTTGTGTTGGGGCTGGGCTGCGAGAATAACCAGATCGATCACCTGAAAAAGTTTATCGGCGATTTCGACGAAAGCCGTGTTCGCTTTTTAGCATCGCAGGATGTAGAGGATGAAGTGGAAACCGGACTGGAGATTTTGAAAGAAATCTATGAAGTGATGCACACCGATAAGCGAGAAGCGGTTCCGTTGTCGGAGTTGAATATTGGATTAAAATGTGGAGGTTCGGATGGTTTTTCAGGAATTACTGCCAACCCGTTGGTGGGAGCTTTCTCCGATTTTCTGGTGGCGCAGGGTGGAACAACTATTCTTACCGAAGTTCCTGAAATGTTTGGTGCCGAAACCTTGCTGATGGAGCGTGCTCAAAACAAGGAAGTTTTTGATAAAACGGTGAGTCTGATCAACGATTTTAAGGCTTATTATCTGCAACATAATTTGCCTGTTTACGAAAATCCATCGCCGGGAAATAAAAAGGGTGGTATTTCAACCCTCGAAGATAAATCGCTGGGATGTACCCAAAAAGGAGGTACTGCAACAGTGGTTGATGTGTTAAAATATGCCGAGCCTTTAAAAACAAAAGGATTGAATTTGTTGTCGGCACCCGGAAACGATTTGGTGGCTGCATCGGCACTCGGATTTAGCGGTTGCCAGATGGTATTGTTTACCACCGGTCGTGGAACACCGTTTGGTAGTTTTGTGCCTACCATGAAAATTTCTACCAATTCTGATTTGTTCAACAAAAAGAAAAACTGGATAGATTTTAACGCTGGAACTTTGCTCGAAGGCAAAACCATGGACGAAGTGCTTGAAGACTTTGTTCAGTTTATAATTGAAGTTGCCAGTGGCAAACAATTAAATCACGAAAAAACAGGTTTTAAAGAAATTGCTATCTTTAAAACCGGCGTAACGCTATAGTAATCATAGTTGAAATGTATTTTTTTACGTCCCTGCAGCCAATGGTTGCAGGGATTTTTTTATTCCATTTCCTGATATTGCAGTACTGCTCAGGTAGTTTTGGGTTCTGTTTCTATTTTCCAATACAGAAGTTCGTAACCCGGAGCTAATTCTGCATGTTATCTGGCGGCACAAATAATTACTTCCATAAAGCAAAAGCAGTTATAAAAGAAGAAGGCGATAAGAGGGGTGATTTTAATAGCTGCAACCCGATGTATTTCTTTATTCTCTTCCCGGAAGGTTGGTTTCAAGTATGCATCTTATGTTTGATTGATACGAAATAATTTGCTTGAAATAAAATACGAAAAGCTCTGAATTTCAGATGTTAAGAAATTTTCAACCTGTTGCCAAATACTTAAGCTAAAATTCCTCATTTCGTTTAGAAATTTATCTTTGTCTACTGCAAAAACTTTTTTGCAAAACCGTACCGGGAACCAAAAGAAGAACAGTTTTCAATTTAATACTAAACGGTAGCTAAAAGCTACACTAAAAATTATCAAATTATGAGCAGCATATTTATAATAGTGCCATTTGCCTCTATTTTGGCATTGGTATTTGCCTGGATATTCTTCAAATCAATGATGAAGAATTCAGAAGGTACTGACCGGATGAAAGAAATTGCACAATACGTTCGCGAAGGTGCAATGGCTTATCTGAAGAGACAGTACAAGGTTGTAGGAATTGTATTTGTAATACTCTTTATTCTACTAACAATTATGGCATATTTTGGCGTTCAAAATCCATTTGTGCCCATCGCATTTCTAACTGGTGGTTTTTTCTCTGGCCTTTGTGGATTTTTGGGAATGAAAACGGCAACATTTGCTTCGGCACGTACAGCACACGGAGCATCTAAATCGTTAAACAAAGGTTTACAGGTTGCTTTCCGAAGTGGCGCAGTGATGGGGTTAATCGTTGTAGGATTTGCATTGTTAGATATCGCAGCCTGGTACTTTTTTTTAAGTGAAGTTGTATTTACACCCGAGCATATGGCGAATGGTGCTGAATTCTTAGGGCTTCATTTTGTTCACGGAAGTGCCGATTATGTAACCAATGGTGTAATAAATGCCGTAGGTCAAAGAGAAAAATTAATTGAGATAACAGTTACCATGTTAACCTTTGGTATGGGAGCTTCTACCCAGGCATTATTTGCTCGTGTTGGTGGAGGTATTTATACTAAAGCTGCCGATGTAGGTGCTGACCTTGTTGGAAAAGTGGAAGCTGGTATTCCGGAAGACGATCCGCGTAACCCTGCAACTATTGCCGATAACGTTGGTGATAATGTTGGTGACGTTGCTGGTATGGGAGCCGACCTTTACGAATCATACGCAGGCTCTATTTTGGCAACTGCTGCTCTTGGTGCCGCTCTTCCTGTAGTGGTTCTTTCCGATACAGGTATCGATCCGATTAAAGCTGTTACAGCTCCTATGATTGTTGCTGCCATTGGAATTATCCTTTCCATTGTGGGAATCTTTATGGTTCGGACCAAAGAATCTGCTACACAAAAGAACTTATTGAATGCGCTGTTGATTGGTACCGGAGGAAGTTCATTTTTGATTCTTCTTGCAATGGCCGGAATGGCTTACCTTGGTTGGGTAACCTGGGGAGTTTTCTGGGCTGTGATTATTGGATTGGCTGCCGGTGTTATTATCGGGCAGGCTACTGAATATTTTACTTCTGATGAATATAAACCTACAAAAGGTATTGCTGAACAAGCGCAGCAAGGACCTGCAACTACTATTATTGACGGTTTAGCTGTTGGTATGTACTCAACCTGGATACCGGTTGTAACCATTGTACTTGGTATTATGGGATCATTCTGGGCAGCAGGTGGAGCAGAACACTTTGCGATGGGTGTTTACGGAATTGGTTTTGCTGCTGTAGGTATGTTATCTACACTGGGTATTACGTTGGCTACCGATGCATTCGGACCTATTGCTGATAACGCAGGAGGTAACGCTGAAATGGCTGAACTGCCACCAGAAGTACGTGAACGTACTGATGCTTTGGATATGCTCGGAAACACTACGGCTGCAACCGGTAAAGGTTTTGCTATTGGTTCTGCCGCATTAACTGCTATGGCTCTTATTTCGGCCTATATGGAAGAAATAAGATTGTGGTTTGGAAAAATAGCTAAAGCCGGCGAAGGTTTTGTTACCAAAGGATCATATATATTCTATAATGATGTTGCTCCGGCTGCGCATGATGGAATGCAGGCAATTAAGATTTCAACTGCATCTGTAAAAGATTTTACGGCTGCTTACGACGTTACTCTTTTTAATCCCCTGTTTTTAGGTGGTCTTTTCTTAGGTTCAATGATGGCATTTTTGTTTAGTGCAATGACAATGAAAGCTGTTGGTCGTGCAGCGGGAGCAATGGTTGATGAAGTTCGCCGCCAGTTCCGCGATATTAAGGGAATTCTTGAAGGAACAGCTACACCTGAATATGCAAAATGTGTTGAAATTTCAACTAAAGGAGCACAGAAAGAAATGTTGGTACCTTCATTAGTAGCAATTATAGTTCCTGTTATTGTTGGAGCTACAATGGGTGTTGCCGGTGTTATTGGTTTATTGGCTGGTGGTTTAACTGCCGGTTTTACATTAGCTGTGTTTATGAACAACGCTGGTGGTGCCTGGGATAACGCTAAAAAGTACATTGAAAAAGGAAACTACGGTGGAAAAGGAAGTGAAGCTCACCATGCCGGTGTTGTTGGCGATACCGTTGGCGATCCTTTTAAAGATACTTCAGGTCCTTCGTTGAATATTTTGATTAAACTGATGACTATGGTCTCGGTTGTAATGGCCGGTTTAACTGTAACTTTAAGTTTGCTGTAAACAAATCTGTAACGCTTATATACAAAACCATCTGTCGGGAGACAGGTGGTTTTTTTATGTTTTAATTCAAAAAGAATGCTCTTCTTAAACTTATTACATGTCTATCGCACATAAACAAAATTTAACTTCATAATTGAACAAATTAATTGTAAAATCAGTTACATTTAGAAAACGTAAATTCTAATCATTTAAAATACTACCATGGCAAATCTTACAACAACTTATATGGGTGTAGAGCTAAAAAATCCACTCATACTTGGAGCAAGTAACTTAGTATCAAAACCCGATGTAATTAAACAAATTGAAGAAGCCGGAATTGGTGCAATCGTATATCGTTCACTTTTTGAAGAGCAAATTCAGTTGGAAAGCCTTCAAATGGATGAACTTCTTAGCGAATATGAAGAGCGTAATGCAGAAATGACCGATCTTTTTCCGGGGCTAAAACACGCCGGACCAAAAGAGCATTTATATAATGTGGAGAAATTGGTAAAAAGTGTTGATGTTCCTGTATTTGCAAGTTTAAATGCTATTTACGAACCTACATGGGTTGAGTATGCTCAGGAGCTGGAGAAAACTGGTGTAGCAGGTTTGGAAATAAATTTATATGCAATACCTGGTTACTTTGAGGTTACAGGTGAATCGATAGAGGACAAACAAGTGCAAATTGTAAAGGCTATTAAGCAAGTGGTAAAGATACCTGTAAGTGTGAAGATGAGTTTGTTTTACACCAATCCATTGAACTTTATTAAAAAGGTTGACGAAGCGGGTGCTGATGGTTATGTGCTGTTTAACCGCTTTTTCCAACCAGAAATAGATATTGAAAAAGAAGAATATTTCTATCCGTGGGAATTGAGCAATCCAAAAGATCACATGGTTGGTTTGCGTTATGCAGGTTTGTTGTATGGAAATGTTGAGGGAAGTGTTTGTATTAGCCGTGGCATTTACGATGCGAACGATGTAATAAAAATGCTACTTGCCGGAGCCGATGTGGTACAAATGGTAAGTACTATTTATCGTAATTCACCATCAGTAGTTTCTGATATTCTCATGGATATTAATAAATGGATGGACGACAAAGGATACAAATCGCTTGATGATTTCAGAGGAAAACTGTCGCGCAAAAGTATGAAAGACCCGTTTGCATATCAACGGGCACAATATGTGGATATACTAACAAAATCGGAAGATATTTTCAAAAAATATCCGATGGTATAACAGAGTGAATTTTTCGTAGTAAAAAAAACAGGAACCGAAAGGCTCCTGTTTTTTTATGCTGTAAGTATTAAATGATTACAATCCACTAAACTCAACATCGTTGAACAGAATCGACGGTGTGCGCCATGAAGAATCTTCCCGCACATCGTTCCCAATTTCTCCAATGTTTGCCCATAAGGTTTTCATGTTTCCGGTAATGTTCATTTCTGTAACCGGTTTAACAAGCTTGCCATTCTCGACTAAAAATCCTTCAATACCATACGAGAAATCACCGGTTGATCCATTGCTGTTACCACCGTTAAAACCGGTAACAAAAATTCCTTTTTTAACCGAGGCAATTAATGCGTCGAGGTCTTTATCGCCGGCTTCAAAAACGAGGTTGGTTGTAGAGCCGCTATTAGGATCCATTCCCAGTTTTTTGCCGTAATAGGTGTCGATGTAGTATCTTTTCAAAACGCCTTTTTCAAAAACCTTACTCTTTTTGGTGGCAATACCTTCGCCATCGAACAGGCGCGAACCACGGCCTCCGATAATAAACGGATCGTCGGTTAGTGTTAATTTCTCCGAAGCTACTTTTTCTCCGAGTTTATCGATAAGGAATGAATTTTTTTGCTGGATAGCCGACCCGTCAAGTGCATTCATCAGCGGGCTGAAAATTCGACTTACCACACGATTTTCAACGATCATCGGCATAGTTCCCGATTCAATTTTTTCAGCACCAATTTTATCAAGTGCTCGTTTTAGTGCGGTTGTTCCGGTTCCTGTTTTTTTCAGGTCATTGTATTTTATCGAAGTTTCTCCCCAGCCAAATTCAGGGCGGGCATCGCCATCGCCTTTTACTGAAACGTTGGTGTATATGCCAAAGTACGAGTTGGCTGTGTCTCCCTCGAAACCATTGCTGTTTACCATTACGCGCTCGTTCAAGCCATCGTAGTAACTACTGGATACCGATATAATACGCTCGTTACTTCCCAGAATTTCTTTCTCGGCAGCAAAGGCAGCCTGTATTTTTTCTTCCGGATCAACGTTCCCAAAATTTTCATCTAACGACCCCAAATCTTGTCCGTTACCTTTGTAATACAATTCAGGATCGGGTAGTGTTCTGAATTCATCTTCCGAAAGGTATTTTGTGCCTTCGATAGCTTCTTCAATAAACCGTGCCAGGTCTTCTTTATTTAGGCGGCTGGTGGAGTGCGATGAGTATTTATTGTCGACAAACAAACGAATAGACAAGTTGCTTTGCAGCGCCTGTTCCAGTTTGTCAATTTTTTCTTCGCGCACTTCAACACTGCTACTTTGGTTGTTCGATATGTTTACGCTTACCTCCTGGGCTCCGTTCTCCAATGCATGATTCATAGCCCATTTTGCCAATGTATATTTTTCTTCTTTTGTCATTGTTTTAAAATTTAAACATTAAACTCTGAATGCGCTATGCATTTGTTCCTCCAACGGTCATCTTCTTCACCAAAACAGTTGGCAGGCCAAGTGTTACCGGAACCGATTGTCCGTCTTTTCCACAGGTCCAGGTGCCGCTGTCGTTTTTGTAGTCGTTGGCAGCCATCGAAATATCGGCCAAAGCCTGAGGCCCGTTACCAACAATATTAATGTCTTTGATAGGAGTGGTGAGTTTGCCGTTTTCGATAATGTAACCCGATTTTACAAAGAAGGTAAAGTCGCCGGCACCGATTTTAACCTCGCCATTGCTGAAATTGTCGACATAAACACCGTAGTCAACCGCAGCAAAAATCTCTTCGGTGGTGTGCGGACCATTTTCCATGTAGGTTGATCGCATTCGTGGAATTGGCATGTGACGGAACGATTCGCGACGTCCGTTACCTGTTGGTTCAACACCATAATATTTGGCACTGATTCGGTCGTGCAGGTAGCTGTTTAAAACACCGTCTTTTACCATGTAGGTTTTTTGCACATCGTTTCCTTCATCGTCGATGTTAATGGCACCGCGGTCGTTTGGCAGCGTACCATCATCGATGATATTGATAAAATTCTCGGCAACTTTTTTGTTCAGTTTGTCGCTAAAAATAGATGTTCCTTTTCGGTTGAAATCGGCTTCAAAGGTATGGCCAATGGCTTCGTGAAGTAAGATTCCCGAACCTCCGGCTCCTAAAACTACAGGCATTTCACCGGCTTTGGGTTTTCCGGCTTTAAACAGCAGATTGGTTTTTTCAACGGCTTCGTTAGCCAGTTCTTCAACCAAGTCGTCGGAGAGCCATTCAAAACCACGGCGAACCGATCGTGCAGAATAAGCATTCTCGATTTGTTCACCCTCTTGCATAACGCAAACTGCATAAAAGCTGACCATTGGTCGGTAATCGTAAGTAAAGCGCCCTTCCGAGTTGTAAAACATTACGTAACTGCTTTCGTCGCTCATTCCTGCATTTACTTTTATTACCTTTTCGTCGAGGCCAAATATTTCATCGTTTACCTTTTGTACAAAAGGCACTTTGTCTTTCACCGAAACATCTTCCCACTTTTTCGAAATTTTGTAATAGTTGGCGGGTAGTTTTTCGTTGTAATCGGCAGCATTAAAACTGGGGCTGCTGTTGGCAATGTTGGCTGCCATTTTCGCGGCATTTAGCATGTCTTCGAGGGTAATATTTTCGGAATAGGCAAAACCGGTTTGGTCGCCTTTTAGCACCCGAATACCAACTCCAAAGTCGATGTTGGAATATGCGCGGTTTACTTTTCCGTCTTCAAGCGCCAGGCTGTTGGAAATTTTGTGTTCAAAAAATAAGTCGGCATAATCGCCGCCTTTGCTCATAGCTGTTGCAATAACTTTTTGCAACATTTCGGTAGTCACTTCAAAATGATCTAAATAACTTTTCACGTTTGCTGAAATTTGTACGTTTTGGCACGATTGCACAAAGGGAGGTAAAACCATACTTCCCGCTGCAAACATACCACTTGTTTTAATAAAATCACGTCTGGCAATTTTCATAGTGCATGTATTGATTTTCAATTTTTAAATGTCGTTTTTGCTTTTCCCAATCAATTGGTAGTGCTTGAGCCACTAAAATTACATTTCCTTATTAACATCTCCAATAGGGAACGATGAAAAGTGATAAACATGGGGGTGAGTATTCGATTTGGGGGCTTCATGGCGAAAAAATGGAAATTTCAGAGAGGGGGGTGTTAATAATTAATACATTTTTTATTAAACATGAAGAAATTTTGTGGGGGTATCGTTAATTTTGGGGTGTTTGACAAAAATCTATATTCAATGTAAATTTTGTATTAATTTATTACATTTTGTTATAAATATGCTTCAGTAAGTTTCATTTAAGCATATTTTTGTGGGAGACAGTTAGAAAAAATCTTTTTTAAAATAAAATTTATTACATCATGAAATCAAAATTGGAATACATTTGGTTGGACGGAAGTGTACCAACTCAGCAGCTTAGAGCTAAAACACGTGTAGCAGATAATTTTAGCGGTAAACTGGAAGACTGTCCAGTATGGTCTTTCGATGGATCTTCAACTAACCAGGCTGGTGGCGGTGCTTCTGACCTTCTTTTGAAGCCTGTTTTCATTTGTCCTGATCCGGACCGTAAAAATGCTTACCTTGTTTTAACTGAAGTTCTAAATCCTGATGGAACAGCTCACGAAACCAATGGTCGCGCTCATATCGAAGAAGAAGATGAAGATTTCTGGTTTGGTTACGAGCAAGAGTATTTCCTTTATGATCCACAAACTCGTTTGCCTTTAGGTTTCCCTGCAGGAGGTTTTCCTGAGCCACAAGGACCTTACTACTGTGGTGTAGGTGGTTCTAAAGCTTTCGGTCGTGCAATTGTTGAAGAGCATTTCGATCTTTGTTTGGAAGCTGGTTTGAATGTTGAAGGTATTAACGCTGAGGTTGCTGCCGGACAGTGGGAATTCCAGATTTTTGCTAAAGGTGCACACAACGCTGGTGACCAAATTTGGATGGCTCGTTTCCTTTTAGAGCGTACTGCTGAAAAATATGGTGTTGATGTTGAGTGGCATCCAAAACCTCTTGGAAAAGACCTTGACTGGAACGGTTCAGGTATGCACGCAAACTTCTCTAACGGTTTGATGAGAACTTGTGGCGACGAAAAAGTATTTACTGCAATTTGCGAAGAATTCGGTAAAAACATTAAAGAGCATATCGATGTTTACGGTGCATACAACGATCAGCGACTGACTGGTTTGCACGAAACTCAATCAATTCATGAATTTAGCTATGGTGTTTCAGACCGTGGTGCTTCTATCCGTATTCCTGTAGGAACTGTAGAAGATGGCTGGAAAGGTCGTTTGGAAGACCGTCGTCCTTCTTCAAATGGTGATCCTTATAAAATTGGAGCAAGAATTATTAAAACTGTTCATGCTGCAAAAGTTTAAGATATAATTGCAAAATAAAAAAGAAACTGTCCTTATTGTAGGGCAGTTTTTTTTTGCTCAAATTTGTCGTCGCAAAATTTTAACCGATGCTTGAGAAACAAATTGAAATAAAACATCACTTGTTTGAGGAGACTTCGCATTCGCCATCGTTAATTGATATTGTTGGTGAAGAACAGCTGGACGATGTAGTGGACTTTTGTTTCATTGAAAATCCTTATTTCCCCGGAGAGGCCCTCCTACAGAAGCTTCAGGATAAATTACCCGAAGTAATAAAAGCTTATCCTTCGAGCAATCCGAAACTTGCGCAGCAGGATTTAGCTGCCGTTTTGCATGTGAAACCCGACTACCTGGTTTTAGGAAATGGTGCCACCGAACTGATCACGATTATTCAAAACAATTTTGTTGAGGATATGGGAATTCCTGTTCCTACTTTTAGCGAATACATCGATAAGATTCAGAACCTGGAAAAGGTGAAATTATTTCAGTTACCTGCTGATAAACAGTATCAGCTGAATTTGGAAGAATATGCCGATTGGCTGGTTGACGAAAAAATTTCTTCGGCACTAATTATTAATCCCGGAAATCCAACGGGGCAGTTGCTTTCGGTTGAAAAAATAACCAACTTTTTAAACCGCATGAAGCATTTAAAACTGGTATTGCTTGATGAGTCGTTTATTGATTTTGCAGGCGAAGAAATTCCAAGTCTCATGCCTGTGGTTGAACAGTTTGATAACTTGATAATTGTGCGCAGCATGAGTAAACATTGTGGTGTGCCGGGGTTGCGATTGGGTTATTGCTGCACCGCCAACGAATATTACCTTAAGCAAATAAAAAATGCATTGCCTGTTTGGAACATAAACACGCTGGCCGAGTACTTTTTAACGCAGCTAAAGTATACCGATGTTGAATATCACAAGGCTCGCAAACATGTTATTTCAGACGTGCGGAAACTACACGTTGATTTGTGTAAAATTGAAGGATACGAGGTGTACCCGTCAAACAGTAATTTTATTTTGCTGAAAATAAAGTTTGAGATGAGCGCATACGATTTGCAAATGAAATTGCTACAGGATTTTGGCGTGTACGTGCGCGATTGTTCCAATAAAATCGGGCTCGATAATAAACACATCCGAATTGCATCAAAAGGGCGTGATAAAGATCAGTTGCTAATTCATGCGCTGAAAACGGTTGCGGAAGAGTTATAAAGTGAACTTTTAGTTTATAGTAGTAGTAGTCAGTTGTCTTAGAAAAGAAAATTTGTTGCCAGATGTTGTTTTCGGTGAAAATGGGCGGAAAATCATTTTTTTGCTTTTTTGCAATGAAAATGACATGAAAAAACAGGTGGGCACTTCATTTTCGCTGCAAAAAGCTTCACGAAATAGTTTTTCATTCTTTTTTCGTCGCAAATGC
Proteins encoded in this region:
- a CDS encoding altronate dehydratase family protein yields the protein MADFIKINPTDNVMIALKDFSAGEIIEVDEQKLTVVGDVPKGHKIALTAIAENEDIIKYGAPIGHATQAIEAGEHIHVQNLKTNLSGTINYSFDQKLNELAVAERELTFEGYKRSNGKVGIRNELWIVPTVGCVNGQAQQIIDLFKQEVNPTDIDGVEVFKHSYGCSQLGDDHVNTQKALADVINHPNAGGVFVLGLGCENNQIDHLKKFIGDFDESRVRFLASQDVEDEVETGLEILKEIYEVMHTDKREAVPLSELNIGLKCGGSDGFSGITANPLVGAFSDFLVAQGGTTILTEVPEMFGAETLLMERAQNKEVFDKTVSLINDFKAYYLQHNLPVYENPSPGNKKGGISTLEDKSLGCTQKGGTATVVDVLKYAEPLKTKGLNLLSAPGNDLVAASALGFSGCQMVLFTTGRGTPFGSFVPTMKISTNSDLFNKKKNWIDFNAGTLLEGKTMDEVLEDFVQFIIEVASGKQLNHEKTGFKEIAIFKTGVTL
- a CDS encoding sodium-translocating pyrophosphatase is translated as MSSIFIIVPFASILALVFAWIFFKSMMKNSEGTDRMKEIAQYVREGAMAYLKRQYKVVGIVFVILFILLTIMAYFGVQNPFVPIAFLTGGFFSGLCGFLGMKTATFASARTAHGASKSLNKGLQVAFRSGAVMGLIVVGFALLDIAAWYFFLSEVVFTPEHMANGAEFLGLHFVHGSADYVTNGVINAVGQREKLIEITVTMLTFGMGASTQALFARVGGGIYTKAADVGADLVGKVEAGIPEDDPRNPATIADNVGDNVGDVAGMGADLYESYAGSILATAALGAALPVVVLSDTGIDPIKAVTAPMIVAAIGIILSIVGIFMVRTKESATQKNLLNALLIGTGGSSFLILLAMAGMAYLGWVTWGVFWAVIIGLAAGVIIGQATEYFTSDEYKPTKGIAEQAQQGPATTIIDGLAVGMYSTWIPVVTIVLGIMGSFWAAGGAEHFAMGVYGIGFAAVGMLSTLGITLATDAFGPIADNAGGNAEMAELPPEVRERTDALDMLGNTTAATGKGFAIGSAALTAMALISAYMEEIRLWFGKIAKAGEGFVTKGSYIFYNDVAPAAHDGMQAIKISTASVKDFTAAYDVTLFNPLFLGGLFLGSMMAFLFSAMTMKAVGRAAGAMVDEVRRQFRDIKGILEGTATPEYAKCVEISTKGAQKEMLVPSLVAIIVPVIVGATMGVAGVIGLLAGGLTAGFTLAVFMNNAGGAWDNAKKYIEKGNYGGKGSEAHHAGVVGDTVGDPFKDTSGPSLNILIKLMTMVSVVMAGLTVTLSLL
- a CDS encoding dihydroorotate dehydrogenase-like protein, giving the protein MANLTTTYMGVELKNPLILGASNLVSKPDVIKQIEEAGIGAIVYRSLFEEQIQLESLQMDELLSEYEERNAEMTDLFPGLKHAGPKEHLYNVEKLVKSVDVPVFASLNAIYEPTWVEYAQELEKTGVAGLEINLYAIPGYFEVTGESIEDKQVQIVKAIKQVVKIPVSVKMSLFYTNPLNFIKKVDEAGADGYVLFNRFFQPEIDIEKEEYFYPWELSNPKDHMVGLRYAGLLYGNVEGSVCISRGIYDANDVIKMLLAGADVVQMVSTIYRNSPSVVSDILMDINKWMDDKGYKSLDDFRGKLSRKSMKDPFAYQRAQYVDILTKSEDIFKKYPMV
- a CDS encoding TldD/PmbA family protein, which codes for MTKEEKYTLAKWAMNHALENGAQEVSVNISNNQSSSVEVREEKIDKLEQALQSNLSIRLFVDNKYSSHSTSRLNKEDLARFIEEAIEGTKYLSEDEFRTLPDPELYYKGNGQDLGSLDENFGNVDPEEKIQAAFAAEKEILGSNERIISVSSSYYDGLNERVMVNSNGFEGDTANSYFGIYTNVSVKGDGDARPEFGWGETSIKYNDLKKTGTGTTALKRALDKIGAEKIESGTMPMIVENRVVSRIFSPLMNALDGSAIQQKNSFLIDKLGEKVASEKLTLTDDPFIIGGRGSRLFDGEGIATKKSKVFEKGVLKRYYIDTYYGKKLGMDPNSGSTTNLVFEAGDKDLDALIASVKKGIFVTGFNGGNSNGSTGDFSYGIEGFLVENGKLVKPVTEMNITGNMKTLWANIGEIGNDVREDSSWRTPSILFNDVEFSGL
- a CDS encoding TldD/PmbA family protein; its protein translation is MKIARRDFIKTSGMFAAGSMVLPPFVQSCQNVQISANVKSYLDHFEVTTEMLQKVIATAMSKGGDYADLFFEHKISNSLALEDGKVNRAYSNIDFGVGIRVLKGDQTGFAYSENITLEDMLNAAKMAANIANSSPSFNAADYNEKLPANYYKISKKWEDVSVKDKVPFVQKVNDEIFGLDEKVIKVNAGMSDESSYVMFYNSEGRFTYDYRPMVSFYAVCVMQEGEQIENAYSARSVRRGFEWLSDDLVEELANEAVEKTNLLFKAGKPKAGEMPVVLGAGGSGILLHEAIGHTFEADFNRKGTSIFSDKLNKKVAENFINIIDDGTLPNDRGAINIDDEGNDVQKTYMVKDGVLNSYLHDRISAKYYGVEPTGNGRRESFRHMPIPRMRSTYMENGPHTTEEIFAAVDYGVYVDNFSNGEVKIGAGDFTFFVKSGYIIENGKLTTPIKDINIVGNGPQALADISMAANDYKNDSGTWTCGKDGQSVPVTLGLPTVLVKKMTVGGTNA
- a CDS encoding glutamine synthetase beta-grasp domain-containing protein; protein product: MKSKLEYIWLDGSVPTQQLRAKTRVADNFSGKLEDCPVWSFDGSSTNQAGGGASDLLLKPVFICPDPDRKNAYLVLTEVLNPDGTAHETNGRAHIEEEDEDFWFGYEQEYFLYDPQTRLPLGFPAGGFPEPQGPYYCGVGGSKAFGRAIVEEHFDLCLEAGLNVEGINAEVAAGQWEFQIFAKGAHNAGDQIWMARFLLERTAEKYGVDVEWHPKPLGKDLDWNGSGMHANFSNGLMRTCGDEKVFTAICEEFGKNIKEHIDVYGAYNDQRLTGLHETQSIHEFSYGVSDRGASIRIPVGTVEDGWKGRLEDRRPSSNGDPYKIGARIIKTVHAAKV
- a CDS encoding histidinol-phosphate transaminase → MLEKQIEIKHHLFEETSHSPSLIDIVGEEQLDDVVDFCFIENPYFPGEALLQKLQDKLPEVIKAYPSSNPKLAQQDLAAVLHVKPDYLVLGNGATELITIIQNNFVEDMGIPVPTFSEYIDKIQNLEKVKLFQLPADKQYQLNLEEYADWLVDEKISSALIINPGNPTGQLLSVEKITNFLNRMKHLKLVLLDESFIDFAGEEIPSLMPVVEQFDNLIIVRSMSKHCGVPGLRLGYCCTANEYYLKQIKNALPVWNINTLAEYFLTQLKYTDVEYHKARKHVISDVRKLHVDLCKIEGYEVYPSNSNFILLKIKFEMSAYDLQMKLLQDFGVYVRDCSNKIGLDNKHIRIASKGRDKDQLLIHALKTVAEEL